In the Piscinibacter sp. XHJ-5 genome, one interval contains:
- the glp gene encoding gephyrin-like molybdotransferase Glp produces the protein MPTLDEIASCISGYDPQALPVAQAQDFIARLVPSVDTVESVPIRSALGRVLARDIVSAINVPAHDNSAMDGYALRGGDLLVDAPTALDVVGTGFAGGAASGDVLAGQCLRIMTGAVMPAGLDTVVPQEFVQEEEGKVVIPPGIVRPGDNRRLAGEDLAAGEAALRAGRVLRPADIGMLASLGQAEVPVRRRLRVAFFSTGDELRSVGETLDEGCVYDSNRYTLWSMLQRLNVDVTDMGVVRDEPQALEAAFRGAAQCADAVITSGGVSVGEADHTKQVMAQLGDVLFWRIAMRPGRPMAIGRIESGGRSAILFGLPGNPVAVMVTFYAFVRDALMQMAGAAREPLPMLRAASVKPLRKKPGRTEYQRGIVGRAADGSWLVSITGSQGSGILRSMSEANGLVVLHHEQGSVAAGELVDVLPFDGLI, from the coding sequence ATGCCGACGCTCGACGAAATCGCCTCCTGCATCAGCGGCTACGACCCGCAGGCCCTGCCGGTCGCCCAGGCGCAGGACTTCATCGCGCGGCTGGTGCCTTCCGTCGACACGGTGGAGAGCGTGCCCATCCGCTCGGCGCTGGGTCGCGTGCTCGCTCGTGACATCGTCTCGGCGATCAACGTGCCGGCACACGACAACTCGGCGATGGACGGCTACGCGCTGCGCGGCGGCGATCTGCTGGTCGATGCGCCCACGGCGCTGGACGTGGTCGGCACCGGCTTTGCCGGCGGTGCCGCCAGCGGGGACGTGCTCGCGGGGCAATGCCTGCGCATCATGACCGGCGCCGTCATGCCCGCCGGGCTCGACACCGTCGTGCCGCAGGAGTTCGTGCAGGAGGAGGAAGGCAAGGTCGTCATACCGCCCGGCATCGTTCGTCCGGGCGACAACCGCCGGCTGGCCGGCGAGGACCTCGCCGCCGGTGAAGCGGCGCTGCGTGCCGGACGCGTGCTGCGTCCGGCCGACATCGGGATGCTGGCCTCGCTCGGCCAGGCCGAAGTGCCGGTGCGCCGACGTCTGCGGGTCGCGTTCTTCTCCACCGGCGACGAACTGCGCTCCGTCGGCGAGACGCTCGACGAAGGCTGCGTCTACGACAGCAACCGCTACACGCTGTGGTCGATGCTGCAGCGGCTGAACGTCGACGTGACCGACATGGGCGTCGTGCGCGACGAGCCGCAGGCGCTCGAGGCCGCCTTCCGCGGCGCCGCGCAATGCGCGGATGCGGTGATCACCTCGGGCGGCGTCAGCGTCGGCGAGGCCGATCACACCAAGCAGGTGATGGCGCAGCTGGGCGACGTGCTGTTCTGGCGCATCGCGATGCGACCCGGCCGCCCGATGGCCATCGGCCGCATCGAAAGCGGCGGCCGCAGCGCCATCCTGTTCGGCCTGCCCGGCAATCCGGTCGCGGTGATGGTCACCTTCTACGCGTTCGTGCGCGATGCACTCATGCAGATGGCCGGCGCGGCGCGCGAACCCTTGCCGATGCTGCGCGCCGCGAGCGTCAAGCCGCTGCGCAAGAAACCCGGCCGCACCGAGTACCAGCGCGGCATCGTCGGCCGTGCTGCCGATGGCTCATGGCTGGTCTCGATCACCGGCTCGCAGGGATCCGGAATCCTGCGCAGCATGAGCGAGGCGAATGGTCTGGTGGTGCTGCATCACGAGCAGGGAAGCGTCGCGGCCGGCGAGCTGGTGGATGTGCTGCCGTTCGATGGCCTGATCTGA
- a CDS encoding N-acetyltransferase translates to MHAEPLIRALEAADLAAYKALRDEMLELHPEAFTSDAPTERARSAAAYLPRLGLDRADGGQFTLGAWHGDTLVGALTCECDKRIKVRHIGHVVGMMVHPQARGRGIGSALLAACIARARSSSGMEMLTLTVTSSNRPAVALYEGAGFRRYGRLEHAIKLGDTYHDKDLMVLHF, encoded by the coding sequence ATGCACGCTGAGCCGCTGATCCGCGCGCTGGAAGCGGCCGACCTGGCGGCCTACAAGGCCTTGCGCGACGAGATGCTCGAGCTGCATCCCGAAGCCTTCACCTCCGATGCCCCGACGGAACGCGCCAGGTCTGCGGCGGCCTATCTGCCGCGACTGGGTCTCGACCGGGCCGACGGCGGCCAGTTCACGCTCGGCGCCTGGCACGGCGACACGCTGGTGGGCGCCCTGACCTGCGAATGCGACAAGCGCATCAAGGTCCGGCACATCGGACATGTGGTCGGCATGATGGTGCACCCGCAGGCGCGCGGCCGGGGCATCGGAAGCGCGCTGCTCGCCGCATGCATCGCGCGAGCGCGCAGCTCGTCCGGCATGGAGATGCTGACGCTGACGGTGACCTCGTCGAACCGTCCCGCCGTAGCCCTCTACGAGGGGGCGGGCTTTCGTCGCTATGGCCGGCTCGAGCATGCGATCAAATTGGGCGACACCTACCACGACAAGGACTTGATGGTCCTCCACTTCTGA
- the mobA gene encoding molybdenum cofactor guanylyltransferase MobA produces the protein MAIEREDITGLILAGGRGSRMGGVDKGLQSHHGLPLAMHALMRLAPQVGHVMINANRNLGAYEAFGVPVWPDALPDYPGPLAGFLAGLERCETGYLVTVPCDTPHFPDDLVARLADGLIAGDAEIAMAASHGAEGVQVQPVFCLMKTTLMESLVRFTTAGQRKIDRWTAQHRCVEVVFEDELAFFNANTNDELRQLQQRHAR, from the coding sequence ATGGCAATCGAGCGCGAAGACATCACCGGACTCATCCTCGCCGGCGGACGCGGCAGCCGCATGGGTGGCGTCGACAAGGGCCTGCAGAGCCACCACGGATTGCCGCTCGCGATGCATGCGCTGATGCGGCTGGCGCCCCAGGTGGGGCACGTGATGATCAATGCCAATCGCAATCTCGGCGCCTACGAGGCGTTCGGCGTGCCGGTGTGGCCCGATGCCCTGCCCGACTACCCCGGTCCGCTCGCCGGCTTCCTGGCCGGCCTGGAGCGCTGCGAAACCGGCTACCTCGTCACCGTGCCGTGCGACACGCCTCACTTCCCCGACGACCTCGTGGCGCGCCTGGCCGATGGGCTGATCGCCGGGGATGCCGAGATCGCGATGGCCGCCAGTCATGGCGCCGAAGGTGTTCAGGTGCAGCCGGTGTTCTGCCTGATGAAGACGACCTTGATGGAAAGCCTGGTGCGCTTCACCACCGCCGGCCAGCGCAAGATCGACCGCTGGACCGCGCAGCACCGCTGCGTGGAGGTGGTGTTCGAGGACGAGCTCGCATTCTTCAACGCCAACACCAACGACGAGCTGCGGCAGTTGCAGCAGCGCCATGCACGCTGA
- a CDS encoding C40 family peptidase, producing the protein MRDSRLPAHPTRAAIAALALLLALPAARAAPEMPGPEAFTRFLAERGLIPAEPAAPRLAERVRDKASDVVLTAMNFLGVHYRRGGSSVDAGFDCSGFTRHIVETSLGLVLPRRADEQASAPGLVRIPREELKPGDLVFFNTLKRTFSHVGIYVGEGKFIHAPRPGGEVRVEDMGFAYWRKRFTGARRLEPLAQAAAVPAAPTAPPSPAPVFQDTATRDL; encoded by the coding sequence ATGCGCGATTCCCGCCTGCCAGCCCATCCGACCCGCGCGGCCATCGCCGCGCTGGCGCTGCTGCTGGCACTCCCCGCGGCGCGCGCCGCGCCCGAGATGCCCGGGCCCGAAGCCTTCACCCGCTTCCTGGCCGAACGAGGCCTGATCCCGGCGGAGCCGGCCGCCCCGCGCCTGGCCGAGCGGGTGCGCGACAAGGCCTCAGACGTCGTGCTGACGGCGATGAACTTTCTCGGCGTGCACTATCGCCGTGGTGGTTCGAGCGTCGACGCCGGCTTCGATTGCAGTGGCTTCACCCGCCATATCGTGGAGACCAGTCTGGGGCTGGTGCTGCCGCGCCGCGCGGATGAGCAGGCCAGCGCACCGGGTCTGGTCCGCATCCCTCGCGAGGAGCTGAAGCCGGGCGATCTGGTGTTCTTCAACACGCTGAAGCGCACTTTCTCTCACGTCGGCATCTATGTGGGCGAAGGCAAGTTCATCCATGCGCCGCGTCCGGGCGGAGAGGTCCGCGTCGAGGACATGGGCTTCGCATACTGGCGCAAGCGCTTCACGGGAGCCCGCCGGCTGGAGCCGCTGGCACAGGCGGCTGCCGTGCCGGCCGCCCCGACCGCCCCGCCCTCCCCGGCGCCGGTCTTCCAGGACACCGCCACGCGCGACCTCTGA
- the moaA gene encoding GTP 3',8-cyclase MoaA, translating to MAEKVIPLADQRYAAAVPFIPPQPLAPTGLVTDRLTRPLRDLRISVTDRCNFRCGYCMPKEVFDKNYQFLPHASLLSFEEITRVARLFVAHGVHKIRLTGGEPLLRKNLETLVEMLAALRTVEGTPLDLTLTTNGSVLARKAQALKDAGLQRVTVSLDALDDGIFRRMNDADFPVADVLHGIEAAERVGLGPIKVNMVVKRGTNDGEIVPMARHFRGTPIVLRFIEFMDVGATNGWRMDEVMPSSEVLRRIGEVFPLEPLQAHTSGETAERWRYRDGGGEIGVISSVTQAFCHDCNRARLSTEGKLFLCLFATHGHDLRALLRSGCSDLQISAAVAHIWQRRDDRYSELRGALAPDAGPGERRVEMHYIGG from the coding sequence ATGGCCGAGAAAGTCATTCCGCTCGCCGACCAGCGCTACGCCGCCGCCGTGCCGTTCATCCCGCCGCAACCGCTGGCGCCCACCGGCCTGGTCACCGACCGCCTCACGCGGCCGCTGCGGGACCTGCGCATCTCGGTCACCGACCGCTGCAATTTCCGCTGCGGCTACTGCATGCCGAAGGAGGTGTTCGACAAGAACTACCAGTTCCTGCCGCATGCCTCGCTGCTCAGCTTCGAGGAAATCACGCGCGTCGCCCGCCTCTTCGTCGCACATGGCGTGCACAAGATCCGGCTCACAGGCGGGGAGCCCCTGCTGCGCAAGAACCTCGAGACGCTGGTCGAGATGCTGGCGGCGCTGCGCACCGTAGAAGGCACACCGCTCGACCTCACGCTGACCACCAATGGCTCGGTGCTGGCGAGAAAGGCCCAGGCCTTGAAGGACGCAGGCCTGCAGCGCGTGACCGTGAGCCTGGACGCCCTCGACGACGGCATCTTCCGCCGCATGAACGACGCCGACTTCCCGGTCGCCGACGTGCTGCACGGCATCGAGGCGGCCGAGCGCGTCGGCCTCGGGCCGATCAAGGTCAACATGGTCGTCAAGCGCGGCACCAACGACGGCGAAATCGTCCCGATGGCTCGCCACTTCAGGGGCACGCCCATCGTGCTGCGCTTCATCGAGTTCATGGATGTCGGCGCAACCAATGGGTGGCGCATGGACGAAGTGATGCCGTCGAGCGAGGTGCTGCGACGAATCGGGGAGGTGTTCCCGCTCGAGCCCCTGCAGGCGCACACCAGCGGCGAAACCGCCGAGCGCTGGCGCTATCGGGACGGCGGCGGAGAGATCGGTGTCATCTCCAGCGTCACGCAGGCGTTCTGCCACGACTGCAACCGCGCCCGGCTGTCCACGGAGGGCAAGCTGTTTCTCTGCCTGTTCGCCACACACGGCCACGACCTGCGCGCGCTGTTGCGCAGCGGTTGCAGCGACCTGCAGATCTCCGCCGCCGTCGCGCACATCTGGCAGCGCCGCGACGACCGCTACTCCGAGCTGCGCGGCGCGCTCGCACCGGATGCAGGCCCCGGCGAGCGGCGCGTCGAGATGCACTACATAGGCGGCTGA
- a CDS encoding MDR family oxidoreductase has translation MFKALMLEKSDAGFRAAVRAVDETQLPAGDVLVAVSHSTINYKDALAITNKGPVVRAWPMVAGIDGAGTVIESSHPGWKPGDRVIHNGWGVGEVHWGCLAEKARLKGEWLVALPDAFTPRQAMAIGTAGYTAMLCVLALERHRVQPGDGEVLVTGATGGVGSVATALLSRLGHRVVAATGKAAEGDYLRALGASTVIDRSELATPGKPFQKERWTAVIDAVGSHTLANALAQTRYGGVVAACGLAQGTDLPATVLPFILRGVTLAGVDSVVAPPGLRREAWQRLARDLDPGQLESMTQDIQLDGVVPQAQALIEGKVRGRIVVDIR, from the coding sequence ATGTTCAAGGCCTTGATGCTCGAAAAGTCTGATGCCGGGTTTCGCGCTGCCGTCCGCGCGGTCGACGAAACCCAGCTTCCCGCGGGTGACGTGCTGGTGGCCGTCAGCCACTCGACCATCAACTACAAGGACGCGCTCGCGATCACCAACAAGGGCCCGGTCGTCCGCGCCTGGCCCATGGTGGCCGGCATCGACGGCGCCGGCACGGTGATCGAGAGCAGCCATCCTGGCTGGAAGCCCGGCGACCGGGTCATCCACAACGGCTGGGGCGTGGGCGAAGTGCATTGGGGATGCCTGGCGGAGAAGGCGCGCCTCAAGGGTGAATGGCTTGTCGCGCTGCCCGACGCGTTCACGCCGCGCCAGGCGATGGCCATTGGGACTGCCGGCTACACCGCGATGCTGTGCGTGCTGGCGCTCGAGCGGCATCGCGTGCAGCCGGGCGACGGCGAGGTGCTGGTCACCGGCGCGACGGGGGGAGTCGGCAGCGTGGCGACGGCGTTGCTGAGCCGCCTGGGACATCGGGTGGTCGCCGCGACCGGCAAGGCGGCCGAAGGGGACTATCTGCGCGCGCTGGGCGCTTCGACCGTGATCGACCGGTCGGAGCTGGCCACGCCGGGAAAGCCGTTCCAGAAAGAGCGCTGGACGGCAGTGATCGATGCAGTCGGCAGCCACACCTTGGCGAATGCGCTGGCCCAGACACGCTATGGCGGTGTGGTCGCCGCATGTGGGCTGGCCCAGGGTACGGACCTGCCAGCAACCGTGCTGCCATTCATCTTGCGCGGCGTGACGCTCGCCGGCGTGGACAGCGTGGTGGCGCCGCCCGGCCTGCGACGTGAGGCCTGGCAGCGGCTTGCCCGGGATCTGGATCCCGGCCAGCTCGAATCGATGACGCAGGACATCCAGCTCGACGGCGTCGTGCCGCAGGCACAGGCCTTGATCGAGGGCAAGGTTCGCGGCCGGATCGTCGTCGACATTCGATGA
- the ppsA gene encoding phosphoenolpyruvate synthase — MSSSSVEATALVVPFEQLRMTDVESVGGKNASLGEMISQLAASGVRVPGGFATTAHAFRLFLRHDGLAERINARLAALNTDDVRALADAGAQIRQWVEQTPFPAELQRAIETQFEKLTAGNPGASFAVRSSATAEDLPDASFAGQQETFLNVVGIEEVLAKMKEVFASLYNDRAISYRVHKGFAHADVALSAGVQRMVRSDLGAAGVMFTIDTESGFKDVVFITSSYGLGETVVQGAVNPDEFYVHKPALKNGKLPIIRRNLGSKLIKMEFASPAEKKASGKLVQTVDTAPELRNRYSLSDADVTELARYALIIEQHYGRPMDIEWGKDGSDGRLYILQARPETVKSQGEGKSEQRFKLKGSGTVLAEGRAIGQKIGTGPVRIVHSIADMDSVQAGDVLVTDMTDPNWEPVMKRASAIVTNRGGRTCHAAIIARELGIPAVVGCGDATDSLKEGALVTVACSEGDTGYIYDGLLETEVTDVQRGELPYCPVKIMMNVGNPQLAFDFAQMPNSGVGLARLEFIINNNIGVHPKAILDYPNVDQDLKKAVESVARGHASPRAFYVDKLAEGVATIAAAFWPKPVIVRLSDFKSNEYRKLIGGSRYEPEEENPMLGFRGASRYISEAFGEAFAMECDALKRVRNDMGLTNVEIMVPFVRTLGQAQRVIEMLGEKGLKRGQDDLRVIMMCEVPSNAILAEQFLEHFDGMSIGSNDLTQLTLGLDRDSGLELLARDFDERDPAVKAMISRAIAACRAVGKYVGICGQGPSDHPDFADWLAQEGIVSISLNPDSVVETWQRLAKR; from the coding sequence ATGTCTTCATCCAGCGTTGAGGCGACCGCCCTGGTCGTTCCATTCGAGCAGCTGAGAATGACCGACGTCGAGTCGGTCGGCGGCAAGAACGCCTCGCTCGGCGAAATGATCAGCCAGTTGGCCGCCTCCGGCGTTCGTGTGCCAGGAGGCTTCGCGACGACGGCCCACGCCTTCCGGCTCTTCCTCAGGCATGACGGTCTGGCCGAGCGCATCAACGCCCGCCTGGCCGCGCTGAACACCGACGACGTGCGCGCGCTGGCCGATGCCGGCGCGCAGATCCGGCAGTGGGTCGAGCAGACCCCGTTTCCGGCCGAACTGCAGCGGGCGATCGAGACGCAATTCGAGAAGCTGACCGCCGGCAACCCCGGCGCTTCGTTCGCGGTGCGCTCGTCGGCCACTGCCGAAGACCTGCCGGACGCGAGCTTCGCCGGGCAGCAGGAGACCTTCCTCAACGTCGTCGGCATCGAGGAAGTCCTGGCCAAGATGAAGGAAGTCTTCGCCTCCCTCTACAACGACCGGGCGATCAGCTATCGGGTGCACAAGGGCTTCGCCCATGCGGACGTGGCGCTCTCGGCGGGCGTGCAGCGCATGGTCAGGTCCGATCTCGGCGCGGCCGGCGTGATGTTCACCATCGACACCGAGAGCGGCTTCAAGGACGTCGTCTTCATCACCTCGAGCTATGGGCTGGGCGAGACGGTGGTGCAGGGCGCGGTGAACCCGGACGAGTTCTACGTGCACAAGCCGGCGCTCAAGAACGGCAAGCTGCCCATCATCCGGCGCAACCTCGGCTCCAAGCTGATCAAGATGGAGTTCGCCAGTCCCGCCGAGAAGAAGGCCAGCGGCAAGCTCGTGCAGACGGTCGACACCGCGCCCGAGCTGCGAAACCGCTACTCGCTCAGCGATGCCGACGTCACCGAGCTCGCCCGTTACGCGCTGATCATCGAGCAGCACTACGGCCGTCCCATGGACATCGAGTGGGGCAAGGACGGCAGCGACGGCCGGCTCTACATTTTGCAGGCGCGGCCGGAGACGGTGAAGAGCCAGGGCGAAGGCAAGAGCGAGCAGCGCTTCAAGCTCAAGGGCAGCGGCACGGTGCTCGCCGAGGGGCGCGCGATTGGCCAGAAGATCGGGACCGGGCCGGTGCGCATCGTGCACAGCATCGCCGACATGGATTCCGTGCAGGCCGGCGACGTGCTCGTCACCGACATGACCGACCCGAACTGGGAGCCGGTGATGAAGCGCGCCTCGGCCATCGTCACCAACCGAGGCGGGCGCACCTGCCACGCGGCCATCATCGCGCGCGAGCTGGGCATTCCGGCCGTGGTGGGTTGCGGCGACGCGACCGATTCGCTCAAGGAAGGCGCGCTCGTCACGGTTGCCTGCTCCGAAGGCGACACCGGCTACATCTACGACGGCTTGCTGGAGACCGAGGTCACCGACGTGCAGCGTGGCGAGCTGCCGTACTGCCCGGTGAAGATCATGATGAACGTGGGCAATCCGCAGCTCGCATTCGACTTCGCACAGATGCCGAACTCCGGCGTCGGGCTGGCGCGGCTCGAGTTCATCATCAACAACAACATCGGCGTGCACCCCAAGGCCATCCTCGACTACCCCAACGTCGACCAGGACCTGAAGAAGGCGGTCGAGTCGGTGGCGCGCGGCCATGCGTCGCCGCGTGCGTTCTACGTCGACAAGCTGGCCGAAGGCGTGGCGACGATCGCCGCGGCGTTCTGGCCCAAGCCGGTCATCGTGCGACTGTCCGACTTCAAGAGCAACGAGTACCGCAAGCTGATCGGCGGCTCGCGCTACGAGCCCGAGGAAGAGAACCCCATGCTGGGCTTTCGCGGTGCGTCGCGCTACATCAGCGAAGCCTTCGGCGAAGCGTTCGCGATGGAGTGCGATGCACTCAAGCGGGTGCGCAACGACATGGGCCTGACCAACGTCGAGATCATGGTGCCGTTCGTGCGCACGCTGGGGCAGGCGCAGCGTGTGATCGAGATGCTGGGCGAGAAGGGGCTCAAGCGCGGCCAGGACGATCTGCGCGTCATCATGATGTGCGAAGTGCCCAGCAACGCCATCCTCGCCGAGCAGTTCCTCGAGCACTTCGACGGCATGTCGATCGGCTCCAACGACCTGACCCAGCTCACGCTGGGTCTCGATCGCGACTCGGGACTCGAGCTGCTGGCGCGCGACTTCGACGAGCGCGACCCGGCGGTGAAGGCCATGATCTCGCGCGCCATCGCGGCTTGCCGTGCGGTCGGCAAGTACGTCGGGATCTGCGGGCAGGGCCCCAGTGATCATCCGGACTTCGCGGACTGGCTGGCGCAGGAAGGGATCGTGTCGATCTCGCTGAATCCCGACTCCGTGGTGGAAACCTGGCAGCGGCTGGCGAAGCGCTGA
- a CDS encoding propionate--CoA ligase codes for MTRYAEFHRRSISDREGFWAEQAQLIDWHRPFEQVCDYSHPPFARWFIGGQTNLCHNAVDRHLAQRADQRALIYASSETGEERTYSFRELHAEVQRMAAVLQSLGVRQGDRVLIYMPMIPQAVFAMLACVRVGAIHSVVFGGFASVSLASRIDDAQPTVIVSADAGSRAGKVIAYKPLLDEAIRLSSQPPKKVLLVDRGLAPMELVAGRDEDYAALRQRHLEAQVPCAWVEATHPSYTLYTSGTTGRPKGVQRDTGGYAVALAASMKHIFQGNAGETYFSTSDIGWVVGHSYIVYGPLIAGMATILYEGLPIRPDAAVWWSLVEKYRVTAMFSAPTAVRVLKKHDPKHLRQHDLGSLRALFLAGEPLDETTARWIAEELGKPVVDNYWQTETGWPILTIANGVERAPGKLGSPGVPMYGYDVKLLDEHTGEELKGAHQKGVVAIEGPLPPGCMQTVWRDDERFVKTYWQSIPGKLVYSTFDWGIRDEDGYYFILGRTDDVINVAGHRLGTREIEESISSHPNVAEVAVVGVADALKGQVAMAFVVAKDASGLVDEAARLRLEGEIMKTVDQQLGSVARPSRVHVVSVLPKTRSGKLLRRAIQAVCEQRDPGDLTTIEDPAALQQVRDLVAPRA; via the coding sequence ATGACACGCTACGCCGAGTTCCATCGACGCTCCATCAGCGACCGCGAAGGCTTTTGGGCCGAGCAGGCACAGCTCATCGACTGGCATCGGCCCTTCGAGCAGGTGTGCGACTACAGCCACCCGCCGTTCGCCCGCTGGTTCATCGGAGGACAGACCAACCTGTGCCACAACGCCGTCGACCGGCATCTCGCGCAGCGGGCCGATCAACGCGCGCTGATCTACGCCTCGAGCGAGACCGGCGAGGAACGCACCTACAGTTTCCGGGAACTGCACGCCGAGGTTCAGCGCATGGCCGCCGTGCTGCAGTCGCTCGGCGTGAGGCAGGGCGATCGCGTGCTGATCTACATGCCCATGATTCCGCAGGCGGTGTTCGCGATGCTGGCGTGCGTGCGCGTGGGCGCGATCCACTCGGTGGTGTTCGGCGGCTTCGCGAGCGTAAGCCTGGCAAGCCGCATCGACGATGCGCAGCCCACCGTGATCGTCAGCGCCGACGCCGGCAGCCGGGCGGGCAAGGTCATCGCCTACAAGCCGCTGCTGGACGAGGCGATCCGCCTGTCGAGCCAGCCGCCGAAGAAGGTGCTGCTGGTCGACCGCGGCCTGGCTCCCATGGAACTCGTCGCGGGCCGCGACGAGGACTACGCGGCACTGCGCCAGCGCCATCTCGAGGCGCAGGTGCCCTGCGCCTGGGTCGAGGCCACCCACCCGAGCTACACGCTGTACACCAGCGGCACGACCGGCAGGCCCAAGGGCGTGCAGCGCGACACCGGCGGCTATGCGGTCGCGCTCGCCGCCAGCATGAAGCACATCTTTCAGGGCAACGCCGGCGAAACGTACTTCTCCACCAGCGACATCGGCTGGGTCGTCGGACACAGCTACATCGTGTACGGGCCGCTGATCGCCGGCATGGCGACCATCCTCTACGAAGGCTTGCCGATCCGGCCCGATGCAGCGGTCTGGTGGAGCCTGGTCGAGAAGTACCGCGTGACGGCGATGTTCAGCGCGCCGACGGCGGTGCGGGTGCTGAAGAAGCACGACCCCAAGCACCTGCGACAGCACGATCTCGGCTCGCTGCGGGCGCTGTTCCTCGCCGGCGAGCCACTCGACGAGACCACCGCCCGCTGGATCGCCGAAGAGCTCGGCAAGCCGGTCGTCGACAACTACTGGCAGACCGAGACCGGCTGGCCCATCCTGACCATCGCCAACGGCGTCGAGCGCGCGCCGGGCAAGCTCGGCAGTCCCGGTGTGCCGATGTACGGCTACGACGTGAAGCTGCTCGACGAGCACACCGGCGAGGAGCTGAAGGGCGCGCATCAAAAGGGCGTTGTCGCCATCGAGGGCCCGCTCCCGCCGGGGTGCATGCAGACGGTGTGGCGCGACGATGAGCGCTTCGTCAAGACCTATTGGCAGAGCATCCCGGGCAAGCTGGTCTACAGCACCTTTGACTGGGGCATTCGCGACGAGGACGGCTACTACTTCATCCTGGGGCGCACCGACGACGTCATCAACGTCGCGGGCCATCGCCTGGGCACGCGCGAGATCGAGGAGAGCATCTCCAGCCATCCCAACGTCGCAGAGGTCGCGGTGGTCGGCGTCGCCGACGCGCTGAAGGGGCAGGTCGCGATGGCCTTCGTCGTCGCCAAGGATGCAAGCGGGCTGGTCGACGAAGCGGCGCGGCTGCGACTCGAAGGCGAAATCATGAAGACGGTCGACCAGCAGCTCGGGTCGGTCGCGCGACCCTCGCGGGTTCACGTGGTCAGCGTGCTGCCCAAGACACGCTCGGGCAAGCTGCTGCGGCGCGCCATCCAGGCGGTGTGCGAGCAGCGCGATCCCGGCGACCTGACGACCATCGAGGACCCGGCGGCGCTGCAGCAGGTGAGGGACCTGGTTGCCCCGCGCGCCTGA